In Microcella indica, the genomic window CTCGCAGGAGGCCAGACGGGCGTCGGTCGACCTCGTCGACGAGGCGATCGCGGCCGATCAGGCACGACGCGAGGCGATCACCGCCTTCGAGTCCCTGCGCGCGGAGCAGAACGCCGTCGGCAAGACGGTCGCGGCGGCACCCAAGGAGGAGAAGGCGGCGCTCGTCGCCCAGGCCCAGGAGCTGTCGGCGCGCGTCAAGCAGGCCCAGCACGAGGTGACCGCAGCCGAGGAGGAGTTCGCCCGCGTCGTCGGCGGCCTCCCCAACGTCGTCCTCGACGGTGTGCCCGCGGGCGGTGAAACCGACTTCATCACGCTGCGCGAGGAGGGGACGGTACCGCGCTTCGACTTCGAGCCCCGTGATCACGTCGAGCTCGGCGAGCTGCTCGACGCGATCGACCTGCAGCGCGGAGTCAAGGTCTCCGGCTCGCGCTTCTACTTCCTCAAGGGCGTCGGTGCGCGTCTCGAGCTCGCGATCATGAACCTTGCGCTCGACCGCGCACTGGAGGCCGGCTTCACCCCCATGATCACCCCGACGCTCGTGACACCGGAGGTCATGTCGGGCACGGGCTTCCTCGGCGAGCACGCCGACGAGGTCTACCGCTTGCGCGACGACGACCTCTACCTCACGGGCACGAGCGAGGTGGCGCTCGCCGGCTATCACGCCGACGAGATCCTCGACCTGAGCGGCGGCCCCCTGCGCTACGCCGGCTGGTCGACCTGCTACCGCCGCGAGGCGGGCAGCTACGGCAAAGACACTCGCGGCATCATCCGCGTGCACCAGTTCCAGAAGCTCGAGATGTTCAGCTACGTCGACCCGGCTGACGCGGTCGCCGAGCACGAGGCTCTTCTTGCCCTCCAGGAGGGGATGCTGCGCTCACTCGGCCTCCCCTATCGCGTCATCGACGTCGCGGCCGGCGATCTCGGCTCGAGTGCCGCGCGCAAGTTCGATGTGGAGGCCTGGGTGCCGACGCAGGATGCTTACCGCGAGCTCACGAGCACGAGCAACTGCACGACCTTCCAGGCGCGGCGACTCGACACCCGGTATCGCACCGAGAGCGGCAAGACCGCGCCGGTCGCGACCCTCAACGGCACGCTCGCGACGACGCGCTGGCTCGTCGCGATCCTCGAGACGCACCAGCAGGCGGACGGCTCGGTCGTCGTACCCGAGGTACTGCGCCCCTACCTGGGCGGTCTCTCGGTGATGGAGCCCGTCGCGTGAGCAGAAAGTGGCTGGTGGCCCTCGACATCGACGGCACGGTTCTGCACGAGGATGGCACGCTCTCGGATGCAGTGCGCGACGAAGTGCAGCGCGTGCGCGATGACGGGCACGAGGTCATGCTCGCCACGGGCCGCTCGGTGGCGATGACGCTCCCCATCCTCGACCGGCTCGGCATCGCGCCCGAGTACGTCGTGTGCTCGAACGGCGCGATCACACTGCGTCGCGATGAGAAGGCCCCCACCGGGTACCGGCGCCACCATGTCGAGACATTCGATGCCTCGGCGGTGCTCGAGCGCATCCGGCCCCACCTGACCCACGCGAACTACGCCGTCGAGAACGAGGAGGGGCTGTACCGCTTCCACGGCTCCTTCCCCGACGGCGCTCTCGGCGCGGTGAGCGAGGAGGTGCCGTTCGAGAAGCTCGCGCACGAGCCCGCGACCCGCGTCGTCGTGATCTCTCCCGGGCACGCGATGGAGGAGTTCCTCGCCGCCGTCGAGCTCATGGGTCTGCACCAGGTGAGCTACAACGTCGGCTGGACGGCGTGGCTCGACATCGCGCCCGACGGCGTGAACAAGTCCACCGCCCTCGAGCGAGTGCGGGATGCTCATGGCATTCCCCGAGACCGCGTCCTGTGCGTGGGTGACGGCCGCAACGACATCGAGATGCTCGACTGGGCGACGCGCGGCGGGGGGCGCGGTGTCGCGATGGGGCAAGCCCCGGAGGAGGTCGTCGCCGTCGCCTCCGAGGTCACCGCGACCGACATCGAGGACGGCCTCGCGAAGGCGCTCGCGACACTCCAGGCCTCTGCATAGGCATGGTCGGGTACTCTTCTCACTGACCACCGAGGAGGGCTGTCCGAGCGGCCGATGGAGCTGGTCTTGAAAACCAGTGGGCAGAAATGTCTCGTGGGTTCGAATCCCACGCCCTCCGCTCGAGACGCTCGGCCCCGTCGGGCCGCACGCTTGCACCCTGAACCTGTGCACGAGGAGACCGCATGACTGAGCAGCTTCGTGATCGCGCGAGTCGATCGTTGCCGACAGCGGCCGTGCGCCACGGCCGACTCAAGCGTCACAGTGCATGGAAGACCCTTCTCGCCGTCCTCGGCGGCACGATGGCCGTTGTTCTGGTGAGCGGGGTCTCTGTCGCGGCGATCGCGGTGAATCAGCTCAATGAGAGCATCGACGTCGTCGAGCTCGTCACGGCAGAAGGCGAGGAGCGCGTCATCCCGACTGTCGGGGAGTGGGAAGGCGGTTTCAACGTGCTCCTCGTCGGCGTAGACAACGCCGAGGGCCAATCGGACGGCGACGACCGCGGAGGCGCCGTCCTCAACGACGTCAACATTCTCGTGCACGTCGCCGAGGACCAGCAGTCGGCGGTCGCGGTCAGCATCCCTCGTGACATGGTTGTGCCGATTCCGTCGTGCCCGAACCCGGAGGGCGGCAGCTACTTCGCGATGTCGGCGCAGCCCATCAACGTGGCGATGTCGTACGGCGGCCTGAGTTGTGTTGTGCTGACGGTCGAGGCCCTCACGGGCCTCGACGTCCCGTACGCCGGAATCATCTCCTTCGACGGCGTCGCTCGCATGTCATCCGCCGTGGGTGGCGTAGATGTGTGTGTTGATGGCCCCATCTACGATGAGTTCACAGGATTGAACCTTCCCGAGGCCGGCACCTACAGTCTCGAGGGTCGGCAGGCGCTGGCTTTCTTGCGCTCACGCAAGGGTGTAGGGGACGGTAGCGACCTCGGCCGGATCAGCTCGCAGCAGGTGTACCTCTCGTCGCTCATCCGCAAGGTGCAGTCGGAGGGCGTCCTCACCGATGTGACGAAGCTGTACGGGCTCGCGACGGTGGCGACCAGTTCGATGAAACTGTCGAGCAGTCTCGCGAACGTCGACACGATGGTCTCGATGGCTCTCGTGCTCAAGGACATCCCAACGGAAAACATCACGTTCGTCCAGTATCCCGGCACGACCGGTGGCACAGGGGTGTACTCGGGCAAGGTGCAGCCGATCGAGTGGCAGGCGTCCGCTTTGCTCGAGAAGATTCGCAATGACGAGTCTTTCGCACTCCAGGAGGGTGAGACAGGCATCGGCTCAGCGCTGGACCCCAACGCCCCGGCACCCGAGCCCACGACCCCCGCACCGACGGGTTCGGCGGCACCAACGGTCCCGCCACTCGCGGACGAGGAGCCTGCAGAGGTTCTCGAGGGCGTCAAGGGTCAGACCGCGGCTGACTACACCTGCTCGGTCGCCAACTAGGCCGTGTGAAGCCTCACCCACGAGCGGCTATAGTGGGGGAGGCTTCAGCCAGGAGACGTCGCATAGTCCGGCCGAGTGCACCACCCTGCTAAGGTGGAGTCCCCTTTGAGGGGACCGAGGGTTCAAATCCCTCCGTCTCCGCTCTCCTCCGTCCGTCTGGCTCGCAATGAACCCTGAACGAGTGCAACGAATCGAGAGCGCCCTGCTGGGGGTTCTCGTGATCGTCATCGCGGTCGTCATCTACCCCGAGTGGTGGTGGGTCACGCTCGCCGCCTTCCTGCTCTTCGACCTCTCAGCGCTCGGCTACCTGCGATCCCCGTCAGTGGGCGCCGCCCTCTACAACAGCGTCCACAACTACGCGTGGCCGGCTGTGCTCGGGGCTGTCGCTCTTCTCATGTCAGCATCCTCGCCCGAGCTGTCGACCATCTGCGGTCTCGCAGCGTTGGCCGGTGCCTTCCATGTGGCCGTCGATCGGGCACTCGGATACGGGCTGAAGCGGCCGGACGCTTTCACGCACACCCACCTCGGGTGGATCGGGCGCGACCGCCCGCGCACCTAGCGCGGACCCGTCGGGCTCACACGGGCAGCTCGACGGTCACCGTCGTCCCCCCGCCGAGCTCGCTCTGCACGCGGATGGTGCCGTCGTGCGCATCGAGAATGCGCTTGAGGATGGGCAGACCGAGCCCGACGCCAGGCGCTCCCGAGCGCATCGCGGCCTCGGTGCGGAAGAAGGGGTCGAAGATGCGCTCGATGTCGGCGGCCGAGATACCCATTCCGGAGTCGCGCACGGTGAGGCGCACGATCCCGAGCCCGTCAGTGCCGTCGCCCGCGTCGTAGTCGACGCCCACGTCGACGTGCCCGTGGAGGGGTGTGAAACGCACGGCGTTCGCGATGAGAGCCTCGGTGATGAGGCGGAAGAGCCGGGGGTCGAGTGGGGCCGTCGTCGTGGGCGCGCTGCAGTGCAACTCGATCGACTTGGCTTGCGCCTCATGCCGGAATGTCTCGAGTGCGTTCGCCGTGACGGCGTCGAGCTCGGTCGCCGCGGGCTGTGCCGAGCTCGGCTCCATGTCGGCCTGTGCTGCGAGGATGAGCTGGTCGACGATCGCGAACTCGCGCACCAGGTTGCGCTCGACCACCTCGAGGTACTCGGTGAGGCGGTCCCCTCCGCTCGCGTGGGACTCGGTCGCCAGCTCGAGAAAGCCCCTCATGACGGTGAGTGGCGTGCGCAGCTCGTGCGAGACGCTGCTGATGAGGCGGTCGCGTGAGCGCACGGCCTCGACGTAGGCGGTCACGTCGGTGAAGACCATGACCGTGCCCTCGAGCTGCCCTCGCTCGTCGACGAGGCGACGAGAGTTGGCGATGAACGCTGCGGTCGTGACACCGTCGTGGGCCCTAGCCCAGAACAGTTCGTCGGTCATGCCCTCCTCGGTCATCGCCTGCATAAGGGGCTCCCGCTCGGGAGTGTGCGGCGTGCGGCCGTCGGCCTCGAAGGAGGGGATGGAGCGGATCGCCGAGTACGGGTCGGGCCCTTCCGCGCGCACGACGGGGTGCTCGCGTAACGCGCGGTTGACGATCACCGGTGCACCGTTCCCGTCGAGCACGATCATGCCGACCTCGACCGTGTCGACGATCGCGTCGCGCGTGCGCCGCGCCGCGCGCTCAGAGCTTGAGGCGACTTCCGCCTCGTCGACGAGCTGGAACCCGAACAGGCTCGCGACCGCCGCGATGATCGGAACCATGAGGAGTGCGGGGAGATCTGCCTCGAGGGCGCCGGGCGGCGCCGTGGCAGTGCGGACGAGATCGCCCGCGATCGTGAGCGCCCCCAGCGCGAAGGCCACGAGGATGCTCCACGCGCGGCCGCTCGTGCCCAACCACGTGGCCGGCACGATGATCGCGAGCAGAGGCGAGAGCGACGCCGCGCCATCCGCGTCGACCCGGAGGATCGCGATCGCAAGGCAGTCGAGGGCGGGGACGACGTAGAAGAGCGCCGTCGTGGGGGTGAGAGCGGGTCGCGCGATCGTCATGACGACGGTGATCGCGAGGATGAGGACGAGCCCTGCGAGGGCACCGAGGGTGACGACGCCCTCGGCGTCGATCAGCGCGACGCCGAGCAGGCTCACGACGAGCAGGGCGAGGAA contains:
- the serS gene encoding serine--tRNA ligase, yielding MIDPQLLRENPDSLRRSQEARRASVDLVDEAIAADQARREAITAFESLRAEQNAVGKTVAAAPKEEKAALVAQAQELSARVKQAQHEVTAAEEEFARVVGGLPNVVLDGVPAGGETDFITLREEGTVPRFDFEPRDHVELGELLDAIDLQRGVKVSGSRFYFLKGVGARLELAIMNLALDRALEAGFTPMITPTLVTPEVMSGTGFLGEHADEVYRLRDDDLYLTGTSEVALAGYHADEILDLSGGPLRYAGWSTCYRREAGSYGKDTRGIIRVHQFQKLEMFSYVDPADAVAEHEALLALQEGMLRSLGLPYRVIDVAAGDLGSSAARKFDVEAWVPTQDAYRELTSTSNCTTFQARRLDTRYRTESGKTAPVATLNGTLATTRWLVAILETHQQADGSVVVPEVLRPYLGGLSVMEPVA
- a CDS encoding HAD family hydrolase; amino-acid sequence: MSRKWLVALDIDGTVLHEDGTLSDAVRDEVQRVRDDGHEVMLATGRSVAMTLPILDRLGIAPEYVVCSNGAITLRRDEKAPTGYRRHHVETFDASAVLERIRPHLTHANYAVENEEGLYRFHGSFPDGALGAVSEEVPFEKLAHEPATRVVVISPGHAMEEFLAAVELMGLHQVSYNVGWTAWLDIAPDGVNKSTALERVRDAHGIPRDRVLCVGDGRNDIEMLDWATRGGGRGVAMGQAPEEVVAVASEVTATDIEDGLAKALATLQASA
- a CDS encoding LCP family protein, producing MTEQLRDRASRSLPTAAVRHGRLKRHSAWKTLLAVLGGTMAVVLVSGVSVAAIAVNQLNESIDVVELVTAEGEERVIPTVGEWEGGFNVLLVGVDNAEGQSDGDDRGGAVLNDVNILVHVAEDQQSAVAVSIPRDMVVPIPSCPNPEGGSYFAMSAQPINVAMSYGGLSCVVLTVEALTGLDVPYAGIISFDGVARMSSAVGGVDVCVDGPIYDEFTGLNLPEAGTYSLEGRQALAFLRSRKGVGDGSDLGRISSQQVYLSSLIRKVQSEGVLTDVTKLYGLATVATSSMKLSSSLANVDTMVSMALVLKDIPTENITFVQYPGTTGGTGVYSGKVQPIEWQASALLEKIRNDESFALQEGETGIGSALDPNAPAPEPTTPAPTGSAAPTVPPLADEEPAEVLEGVKGQTAADYTCSVAN
- a CDS encoding DUF4260 family protein; this translates as MQRIESALLGVLVIVIAVVIYPEWWWVTLAAFLLFDLSALGYLRSPSVGAALYNSVHNYAWPAVLGAVALLMSASSPELSTICGLAALAGAFHVAVDRALGYGLKRPDAFTHTHLGWIGRDRPRT
- a CDS encoding sensor histidine kinase — translated: MRTLTLFPHPFDPRTAVLITQWLFLALLVVSLLGVALIDAEGVVTLGALAGLVLILAITVVMTIARPALTPTTALFYVVPALDCLAIAILRVDADGAASLSPLLAIIVPATWLGTSGRAWSILVAFALGALTIAGDLVRTATAPPGALEADLPALLMVPIIAAVASLFGFQLVDEAEVASSSERAARRTRDAIVDTVEVGMIVLDGNGAPVIVNRALREHPVVRAEGPDPYSAIRSIPSFEADGRTPHTPEREPLMQAMTEEGMTDELFWARAHDGVTTAAFIANSRRLVDERGQLEGTVMVFTDVTAYVEAVRSRDRLISSVSHELRTPLTVMRGFLELATESHASGGDRLTEYLEVVERNLVREFAIVDQLILAAQADMEPSSAQPAATELDAVTANALETFRHEAQAKSIELHCSAPTTTAPLDPRLFRLITEALIANAVRFTPLHGHVDVGVDYDAGDGTDGLGIVRLTVRDSGMGISAADIERIFDPFFRTEAAMRSGAPGVGLGLPILKRILDAHDGTIRVQSELGGGTTVTVELPV